One Legionellales bacterium genomic window carries:
- the coxB gene encoding cytochrome c oxidase subunit II, whose translation MRAKALVNSLLLLIPSFFSSSALAEEKYSSLNMTRGVTPISRDVYDLHMIIFYICVAIGIIVFGVLAYALIMHRKSRGVKAAQFHENTVVEILWAVIPFIILIVMAIPATKVLIDMKDTSKADVTIKVTGYQWRWQYEYLNEGIAFFSNLATPLDQIHNKAPKGKWYLLDVDNPLVLPIHRKIRFLITSNDVIHSWWVPDLGFKKDAVPGFIHDNWAYIEKPGIYRGQCAELCGANHGFMPIVIEAVSPEDYDKWVASKTQAKAESAKAAAAALNKTFTKEELMQTGEKEYNKICAACHKPDGSGMPPTFPALIGGKIVIGPVNDHIKIVLNGVPGTSMQAFGSQLSDLEIAAIVTYERNAWGNDNQSKYGKNAGGIVQPTDVKALR comes from the coding sequence ATGCGAGCCAAAGCGTTAGTCAATTCATTGTTATTATTGATTCCCAGTTTTTTTTCTTCCAGCGCTCTAGCAGAAGAAAAATACTCCAGTCTTAACATGACGCGCGGAGTCACCCCCATCAGTCGAGATGTCTACGATCTTCACATGATTATTTTTTATATTTGTGTGGCGATTGGAATTATTGTTTTTGGCGTATTGGCTTATGCGTTAATCATGCATCGGAAATCGCGTGGCGTGAAAGCCGCACAATTTCATGAAAATACCGTCGTCGAAATTTTATGGGCAGTGATTCCGTTTATTATTTTAATTGTCATGGCCATACCTGCCACCAAAGTTTTAATCGACATGAAAGACACGAGCAAGGCTGATGTCACCATAAAAGTAACCGGTTATCAATGGCGTTGGCAGTATGAATACTTAAACGAAGGCATTGCATTTTTTAGTAACCTCGCCACTCCGCTGGATCAAATTCACAATAAAGCACCGAAAGGAAAATGGTATTTACTCGATGTCGATAATCCTTTAGTGCTCCCCATTCATCGTAAAATTCGCTTTTTAATTACCTCAAACGATGTAATCCATTCTTGGTGGGTACCCGATCTTGGATTCAAAAAAGATGCTGTTCCTGGATTTATCCACGACAATTGGGCTTATATTGAAAAACCGGGAATTTATCGTGGTCAATGTGCGGAATTGTGTGGTGCTAATCATGGATTCATGCCCATTGTCATCGAGGCAGTTTCACCCGAAGATTATGACAAATGGGTGGCGAGTAAAACCCAAGCAAAAGCCGAATCAGCGAAAGCCGCTGCTGCTGCTCTAAATAAAACGTTTACTAAAGAAGAATTAATGCAAACCGGCGAAAAAGAATATAACAAAATCTGTGCCGCCTGCCACAAACCCGATGGTTCTGGCATGCCTCCCACATTCCCCGCATTAATCGGCGGTAAAATTGTCATTGGCCCCGTAAATGATCATATTAAAATCGTGCTAAACGGGGTGCCTGGAACGTCAATGCAGGCGTTTGGATCACAATTATCCGATTTAGAGATTGCCGCGATTGTTACCTATGAACGTAATGCTTGGGGCAATGATAATCAAAGCAAATACGGTAAAAATGCGGGTGGTATTGTTCAACCCACGGATGTTAAAGCCTTACGTTAA
- the ctaD gene encoding cytochrome c oxidase subunit I encodes MSDMVSDHGHPHTQGFWAFCKRWITTTNHKDIGTLYLWISCIMFFIGGAMALVIRSELFKPGLQFVEPDLFNQMTTMHGLIMIFGVIMPAMTGLANWLIPMMIGAPDMALPRLNNWSFWILPFAFTILFSTLVVSGPAPNFGWTFYAPLSTTYGPKSTDFMIFAIHMMGISSIMGAINIIATIMNMRAPGMGYMKMPVFVWSWFITAFLLIAVMPVLAGAVTMMLCDRHFGTSFFNAAGGGDPLLFQHLFWFFGHPEVYILILPAFGVMSEIIPTFSRKPLFGYHFMVYAIAAIAILSFIVWAHHMFVSGVPLSAELFFMYTTMLIAVPTGVKVFNWVSTMYKGALTFETPMLFAIAFVIMFTIGGFSGLMLAIVPADYQYHDTYFVVAHFHYVLVPGALFGIIAAVYYWLPKWRGIMYNETLGKIHFWLTAISLNITFFPMHFLGLSGMPRRIPDYALQFANFNAIATVGAFIFGFTQLIFLYNVIRTVRGHGEKATDRVWEGAHGLEWTLPSPAPYHSFVTPPKID; translated from the coding sequence ATGAGTGACATGGTTTCGGATCACGGACATCCACACACCCAAGGTTTTTGGGCTTTTTGTAAACGTTGGATCACGACAACCAATCACAAAGATATTGGAACACTTTATCTTTGGATCAGTTGTATTATGTTTTTTATTGGTGGCGCCATGGCCTTGGTGATCCGCTCAGAATTATTTAAACCTGGCCTGCAATTTGTGGAACCGGATTTATTTAACCAAATGACCACCATGCACGGACTTATCATGATTTTTGGCGTGATTATGCCGGCGATGACAGGTCTTGCTAATTGGTTAATCCCGATGATGATTGGGGCGCCCGATATGGCTTTACCTCGTTTGAATAATTGGAGCTTTTGGATTTTACCTTTTGCGTTTACTATTTTATTCAGCACACTGGTGGTATCCGGTCCTGCACCTAATTTTGGTTGGACGTTTTACGCGCCACTGTCAACCACCTACGGGCCTAAAAGCACAGACTTTATGATTTTCGCCATTCACATGATGGGTATTTCATCTATTATGGGGGCGATTAATATTATCGCCACGATTATGAACATGCGCGCGCCTGGTATGGGCTATATGAAAATGCCGGTATTCGTATGGAGCTGGTTCATCACCGCGTTTTTACTCATTGCCGTAATGCCTGTATTAGCTGGCGCTGTCACCATGATGTTGTGCGATCGTCATTTTGGCACCAGCTTTTTTAACGCAGCCGGTGGTGGCGACCCTTTATTATTCCAACATTTATTTTGGTTTTTTGGTCATCCTGAAGTCTATATTTTAATTTTACCTGCGTTTGGCGTGATGTCTGAAATTATTCCCACCTTTAGCCGCAAACCCTTATTTGGTTATCATTTCATGGTCTATGCGATAGCAGCCATTGCGATTTTATCTTTTATCGTTTGGGCGCATCACATGTTTGTTTCGGGTGTCCCCTTAAGTGCCGAATTATTTTTCATGTATACCACGATGCTAATTGCTGTACCCACCGGAGTAAAAGTGTTTAACTGGGTTTCCACCATGTATAAAGGCGCGCTAACGTTTGAAACACCGATGTTATTTGCGATCGCTTTTGTGATCATGTTTACCATTGGTGGGTTTTCAGGCTTAATGTTGGCGATTGTGCCTGCAGATTACCAATATCACGATACCTATTTTGTGGTTGCGCATTTCCATTATGTGTTAGTCCCTGGTGCGTTATTCGGAATTATTGCTGCCGTTTATTATTGGTTACCCAAATGGCGCGGCATAATGTATAACGAAACCTTAGGTAAAATTCATTTTTGGTTAACCGCGATTTCGTTAAACATTACGTTTTTCCCTATGCACTTTTTAGGATTATCAGGCATGCCACGTCGTATTCCTGATTATGCGTTGCAATTTGCTAATTTTAATGCGATAGCCACTGTTGGCGCATTTATTTTTGGTTTTACCCAATTAATATTTCTTTATAATGTGATCCGCACAGTACGTGGTCATGGTGAAAAAGCCACTGATCGGGTATGGGAAGGTGCGCATGGTTTAGAGTGGACACTCCCCTCCCCTGCGCCTTATCACAGTTTTGTGACGCCACCTAAAATCGATTGA
- a CDS encoding cytochrome c oxidase assembly protein, which produces MDKPIQQRNNRKLLIYGILFALFMFGFGFALVPLYDVFCNVLGINGKTNANPAAVYAGHVDKTRLIRVEFLAAMGSNIPFEFRPETKVIEIHPGENKLVYFFAHNQANEKVDVRAIPSVAPGHAAKYLKKTECFCFAEQHLNANQTVDMPLMFHLDEHLPKSIHTITLSYTMYKAHDNQNNSKPVGKIS; this is translated from the coding sequence ATGGATAAACCTATTCAACAACGTAATAATCGCAAATTATTAATTTACGGAATTCTATTTGCGCTATTCATGTTTGGCTTTGGGTTTGCATTGGTACCGTTATACGACGTATTTTGTAATGTGTTAGGCATTAACGGCAAAACTAATGCGAATCCAGCCGCTGTATACGCAGGTCACGTCGATAAAACTCGTTTAATTCGGGTAGAGTTTCTTGCCGCGATGGGAAGTAATATTCCCTTTGAGTTTCGACCTGAAACTAAAGTCATCGAAATTCATCCTGGCGAAAATAAACTGGTTTATTTCTTCGCGCACAATCAAGCCAATGAAAAAGTCGATGTTCGTGCCATCCCCAGTGTTGCACCTGGGCATGCAGCAAAATATTTAAAGAAAACGGAATGTTTTTGTTTTGCTGAACAACATTTAAATGCCAATCAAACTGTCGACATGCCATTAATGTTCCATCTTGATGAACATTTACCTAAATCTATACACACAATTACATTGTCTTATACCATGTATAAAGCACACGATAATCAAAATAATAGCAAACCAGTTGGCAAAATTAGTTAA
- a CDS encoding cytochrome c oxidase subunit 3, giving the protein MSSDHQGSYYLPEPTYWPIIGSIALFCFLIGFANLLHHHWFAPYLMGFGGLLLIYMMFGWFGTVIRESRAGLFDHQVDKSFRWGMIWFIFSEVLFFGAFFGALFYARVITVPWLSGNGQESSILTHLLLWPNFQAHWPLLKNPDGSQFVGPHSVMEAWGLPAINTLLLLSSGVTITWAHWSLLANKRKQLIIGMICTVLLGVCFLALQAHEYDIAYTEKALTLHSGIFGTTFFLLTGFHGLHVTIGTIMLIVITIRCMRGHFDEHNHFGFEAVSWYWHFVDVVWLGLFIFVYWL; this is encoded by the coding sequence ATGTCAAGCGATCATCAGGGTAGTTATTATTTACCGGAACCAACTTATTGGCCGATTATTGGTTCGATTGCCTTATTTTGCTTTTTAATTGGTTTTGCCAATTTATTGCATCATCATTGGTTTGCGCCCTATTTAATGGGATTTGGTGGGCTATTGTTGATATATATGATGTTCGGCTGGTTTGGCACCGTCATTCGTGAAAGCCGTGCGGGATTGTTTGATCATCAAGTCGATAAATCCTTTCGTTGGGGTATGATTTGGTTTATTTTTTCCGAAGTTTTATTTTTCGGGGCGTTTTTTGGCGCCTTATTTTATGCCCGCGTGATTACGGTTCCTTGGTTATCGGGTAACGGCCAAGAAAGTTCAATCCTCACCCATTTATTGCTCTGGCCAAACTTTCAAGCGCACTGGCCATTACTGAAAAATCCCGATGGTTCACAATTCGTGGGTCCTCATTCCGTGATGGAAGCCTGGGGACTTCCTGCGATTAACACGCTCCTCTTATTGAGCAGTGGTGTGACCATCACCTGGGCGCACTGGTCTCTGCTTGCTAATAAGCGGAAACAATTAATTATTGGCATGATTTGCACGGTATTACTAGGTGTTTGCTTTTTAGCATTACAAGCCCATGAATACGATATCGCGTATACCGAAAAAGCCTTAACCTTACATTCAGGAATTTTTGGTACCACCTTTTTCTTATTAACGGGCTTTCACGGATTGCACGTAACAATTGGTACGATTATGTTAATTGTTATTACCATCCGCTGCATGCGTGGTCATTTTGACGAGCACAATCATTTTGGCTTTGAAGCCGTTTCGTGGTATTGGCATTTTGTCGATGTGGTCTGGTTAGGATTATTTATTTTTGTGTATTGGCTATAG
- a CDS encoding twin transmembrane helix small protein, with amino-acid sequence MLLKLLIIFTFFAILFSLGSALRALIKSRTNPASSQRMVKALTVRISLSLVLFGFIILSYFLGWITPNHWAFMH; translated from the coding sequence ATGTTACTAAAACTTCTTATCATCTTCACATTTTTTGCTATTTTATTTAGTTTAGGCAGCGCATTACGCGCTTTGATTAAGTCACGAACCAATCCAGCTTCATCACAGCGAATGGTCAAGGCATTAACCGTGCGAATTAGTTTATCGTTGGTATTATTTGGTTTTATTATTTTGTCGTATTTTTTAGGATGGATAACGCCTAATCATTGGGCTTTTATGCATTAA
- a CDS encoding queuosine precursor transporter produces the protein MNQASYQKQLTNQPKYLNFLSIIYVAFLLVASLIVHKMVTLGGLTVSASTLIFPFTYFLGDVIAEVYGYKVSRQLIWAAFCAIFIFDMLSALIIKLPSPSSWIQQAAYNTVISPLPRTFWGDFVGLNVGAFVNVYLITKSKIILRGRFFLLRSLLSTAVGEAMFNIIAFSIVFIGVIPINEILGAMFFSYIYKAIFALLAVFPAYLIAKFLKKRENLDVYDYNTNFNPFKLEL, from the coding sequence ATGAATCAAGCAAGCTATCAAAAGCAATTAACAAACCAACCCAAATACTTAAATTTTTTGAGCATAATTTATGTTGCATTTTTATTGGTTGCATCTTTAATAGTCCATAAAATGGTAACTCTCGGTGGCCTAACTGTTTCCGCAAGCACATTAATTTTTCCCTTCACTTATTTCCTAGGTGATGTCATCGCTGAAGTATACGGTTATAAAGTCTCACGCCAACTCATTTGGGCTGCTTTTTGTGCTATCTTTATCTTTGACATGCTATCAGCACTCATTATTAAGTTACCATCTCCTTCCAGTTGGATACAACAAGCAGCTTACAATACTGTTATTTCTCCACTCCCACGAACATTTTGGGGTGATTTCGTTGGTCTGAATGTTGGTGCATTTGTTAATGTGTACCTCATTACAAAATCTAAGATCATCTTACGTGGTCGATTTTTCTTGCTTAGAAGTCTGTTATCAACAGCAGTTGGTGAGGCCATGTTCAACATCATTGCATTTTCCATTGTATTCATCGGTGTTATACCAATCAATGAAATCTTAGGCGCTATGTTTTTCTCATATATATACAAAGCCATTTTTGCACTGCTGGCTGTTTTTCCAGCTTACTTAATTGCTAAATTCCTTAAGAAAAGAGAAAATCTTGATGTCTATGATTACAACACCAATTTCAACCCTTTTAAACTAGAATTATAG
- a CDS encoding 2-dehydropantoate 2-reductase codes for MPRLNYLVVGVGAIGGVFGAKLLAADCNVCFLARSNFHVLSENGIAFFNGDDCSQEKATYHDIRIVNSVDSLSEIDVVVLAAKVYDNERILNLLKKVITPRTIILTLQNGIGIEYQIGRKYPDTSIFPTVTWIKASYAPESNKFTHHFGHQLFSIGYHGKTQAYFKQLSNDVGRKMFLDLQRAGFDVTQGDEFFINLWTKLTLNLPLFILTIKYDLSSDEILKSSEYADELEALRGELIAVAKAMSVDVDVEFIIKTEGLLRSSKQKTYPSMKNDFDQGKELELDANFDHVFKCAKLNDIKVPNLESGYKFIKSLVHLRSML; via the coding sequence ATGCCAAGACTTAATTATCTAGTTGTAGGCGTTGGCGCAATTGGTGGCGTTTTTGGCGCAAAGCTATTGGCTGCTGACTGTAACGTATGCTTTTTAGCTAGAAGCAATTTTCATGTTTTATCAGAAAATGGAATTGCATTTTTTAATGGTGACGATTGTAGTCAAGAAAAAGCCACATATCACGATATAAGAATAGTAAATAGTGTTGACTCACTATCGGAAATTGACGTTGTTGTATTAGCCGCTAAGGTCTATGATAATGAACGTATTTTAAATCTTTTAAAAAAAGTTATAACACCCCGTACGATTATCTTGACTTTACAAAATGGTATCGGCATAGAATATCAAATTGGCCGTAAATATCCGGATACAAGTATTTTTCCGACAGTTACCTGGATTAAGGCAAGTTATGCTCCTGAATCCAATAAATTTACACATCATTTTGGCCACCAACTTTTTTCAATTGGCTATCATGGAAAGACACAAGCTTACTTTAAACAATTATCTAATGATGTGGGTCGGAAAATGTTTTTGGATCTACAGCGTGCTGGTTTTGATGTTACTCAAGGCGATGAGTTTTTTATAAATTTATGGACAAAATTAACTCTGAATTTACCCTTGTTTATTTTGACAATTAAGTATGATTTATCTTCTGATGAAATATTAAAGAGCAGTGAATATGCTGATGAACTTGAGGCGCTACGAGGTGAGTTGATTGCTGTTGCAAAAGCCATGTCAGTAGACGTTGATGTCGAATTTATTATCAAAACTGAGGGATTGCTACGATCATCAAAACAAAAAACCTATCCAAGTATGAAGAATGATTTTGATCAAGGTAAAGAACTTGAGCTGGATGCTAATTTTGATCACGTATTTAAATGTGCAAAACTAAACGATATTAAGGTTCCAAATTTAGAGAGTGGATATAAATTTATTAAGTCATTAGTTCACCTGAGATCAATGCTTTAA
- a CDS encoding VOC family protein, translating into MKTVQLNHFALLTDNMSATIEFYTRYIGLELGEPLEGGFGQFLYFPGTDQAVVHMLDIETAKKIDNSKPKGFQLYASLENSTEKRKTTGAIDHVAFLTNKAGFDELPEKLNTDNIPYRLGDELAPSNLQVWMTDPNGIKVEVGCFPLKEGCEIVKV; encoded by the coding sequence ATGAAAACAGTACAATTGAATCACTTTGCATTATTAACAGATAATATGTCAGCAACAATAGAATTTTATACTCGATATATTGGTTTGGAACTAGGAGAACCTTTAGAAGGCGGCTTTGGACAATTTTTATATTTTCCGGGAACTGATCAAGCGGTGGTTCATATGCTTGATATCGAAACGGCAAAAAAAATTGATAATAGCAAACCTAAAGGATTTCAACTTTATGCAAGTTTAGAAAACTCGACGGAAAAAAGAAAGACTACAGGCGCAATAGATCACGTTGCTTTTTTGACTAATAAAGCTGGTTTTGATGAATTGCCAGAAAAACTTAATACTGACAATATTCCCTATCGCTTAGGAGATGAGCTGGCACCATCAAACTTACAAGTATGGATGACCGACCCTAATGGTATCAAGGTGGAAGTTGGTTGTTTCCCTTTGAAAGAAGGCTGTGAAATTGTTAAAGTATAA
- a CDS encoding FAD-dependent monooxygenase, protein MLKYNADLKILIIGAGIAGLAMAANLAKYDISSDIIEINSELKSTGAAICLPANATKCLKSLNLLQEVIEASFSVDKWQVFTNEGLHLTDMLSQKYHKNLPFISVEREILHNTLSKAAKKSKILFNLELDSIHIDDNHVNVIFSNGQKATYNYVIGADGIYSKTRKLLFENSDVTQLDVTCWRALFNRPSNLMHPHFYLGTNCFLLLHPVSDSMAYCGLVCKDNFSNFDKNHIYNNFHHALSNFAFPLKDNLIKSNTLKSTLSEKKIETLDGIYWGKGRILLIGDASHACAPSMQQGGSQALEDAECLANIIKSNRDERVINIYEEIRIERIKYVFDNSNQAILNMITYAIEDINLRNNSIIKNGLANFNLWKELF, encoded by the coding sequence TTGTTAAAGTATAATGCTGATCTGAAAATACTTATTATTGGTGCAGGGATAGCTGGTCTAGCCATGGCAGCTAATCTTGCTAAATATGATATTAGCTCGGACATTATTGAAATTAATTCGGAACTAAAATCTACGGGCGCAGCAATATGTTTACCTGCAAATGCTACTAAATGCTTAAAAAGTTTAAATTTACTTCAAGAAGTGATCGAAGCCTCATTTTCTGTTGACAAATGGCAGGTGTTTACCAATGAGGGTTTACATTTGACAGATATGCTTTCTCAGAAATATCACAAGAATTTACCTTTTATTTCTGTAGAGCGAGAAATATTGCATAATACATTGTCTAAAGCAGCGAAAAAATCTAAAATTTTATTTAATTTGGAACTAGATTCCATACATATAGACGATAATCATGTAAATGTTATATTCAGTAATGGTCAAAAAGCAACTTATAACTATGTAATAGGTGCTGATGGTATCTACTCTAAAACCAGAAAGTTATTGTTTGAGAATAGCGATGTCACCCAATTAGATGTCACTTGCTGGAGAGCTCTATTTAATCGGCCGTCTAATTTAATGCACCCCCACTTCTACCTTGGAACGAACTGCTTTTTGCTATTGCATCCAGTAAGTGACTCAATGGCATATTGTGGTTTGGTATGCAAAGATAATTTCAGTAACTTTGATAAAAATCACATATATAATAACTTTCATCATGCATTATCAAATTTTGCTTTTCCATTAAAAGATAATTTAATAAAGTCAAACACTTTAAAATCCACTTTAAGTGAAAAAAAGATTGAAACTTTAGATGGTATATATTGGGGAAAAGGCCGAATATTATTAATAGGAGATGCCTCTCATGCCTGTGCACCATCTATGCAACAAGGTGGATCGCAAGCATTAGAAGATGCAGAGTGCTTAGCAAATATCATCAAGTCCAATAGAGATGAACGTGTTATAAATATTTATGAAGAAATCCGTATTGAGCGAATTAAGTATGTATTTGATAATTCAAACCAAGCAATTTTGAATATGATCACATACGCTATAGAGGACATAAATTTGCGCAACAATAGCATCATAAAAAACGGTCTTGCAAACTTTAATCTTTGGAAAGAATTATTCTAA